In one window of Macadamia integrifolia cultivar HAES 741 chromosome 2, SCU_Mint_v3, whole genome shotgun sequence DNA:
- the LOC122057622 gene encoding protein TSS-like isoform X2, giving the protein MAPKSGRGKANKGKGEKKKKEEKVVPSVIDITVITPYDSQVILKGISTDKILDVRRLLASNVETCHFTNYSLSHEVRGLRLKDTVDVTSLKPFLLKMAEEDYIEEEQAVAQVRRLLDIVACTTWFGKQKDGSIEFRAKKTRNQSSSSSSCPPLSSNEGEVRSGSASEASISAISDKFDMVAIHPTPKLSGFYDFFSFSHLSPPILSLKKCDRSGVEERCEVDYFEIQVKICNGKLIKVVASVKGFYFTGKQFIQSRTLVDLLQQLSQAFANAYGSLMKAFVEHNKFGNLPCGFRANTWLVPPTVAVSPSKFPSLPTEDETWGGSGGGQGQNKKYDDRPWAMEFSILANLPSKTEEERLVRDRKAFLLHNLFVDVSIRKAVSAIRQLMDANMNTKNSHSGPPGSLLHEDRVGDLCILVKRDAEDTSSKLCEKVNTSLAPGISCKDLSVRNLLKGITADENVVVH; this is encoded by the exons ATGGCTCCCAAATCTGGACGAGGTAAAGCCAACAAAGGcaagggagagaagaagaaaaaagaagaaaaag TTGTGCCTTCTGTTATTGATATAACTGTTATCACTCCATATGATTCCCAAGTTATACTCAAG GGAATCTCAACTGATAAGATTCTTGATGTAAGAAGGCTATTGGCTAGTAATGTTGAGACCTGCCATTTTACTAACTATTCCCTGTCTCATGAG GTTAGAGGGCTGAGATTAAAGGACACAGTTGATGTAACTTCTCTGAAACCTTTTTTGTTGAAGATGGCTGAAG AGGACTACATAGAAGAGGAGCAAGCTGTGGCACAAGTGCGAAGGTTATTGGACATCGTTGCATGCACCACCTGGTTCGGCAAACAGAAAGATGGAAGTATTGAATTTCGAGCCAAGAAGACCAGAAACCAAAGCTCGAGTTCGAGTTCTTGCCCTCCTTTGTCCTCGAATGAAGGAGAAGTGCGATCTGGGTCTGCTTCAGAAGCATCGATTTCTGCAATTTCAGATAAATTCGACATGGTTGCCATTCACCCTACTCCGAAGCTCTCCGGTTTCTATGATTTCTTCTCGTTCTCCCACCTTAGTCCGCCTATTCTGT CACTGAAGAAATGTGATCGTAGTGGTGTTGAAGAGAGATGCGAGGTGgattattttgaaattcag GTTAAGATTTGCAACGGGAAGCTCATTAAAGTGGTTGCGTCTGTAAAGGGGTTCTACTTCACAGGGAAGCAGTTCATCCAAAGTCGCACTTTGGTGGATCTTCTGCAACAGTTAAGCCAGGCTTTTGCTAAT GCTTATGGATCCTTAATGAAAGCTTTTGTAGAGCACAATAAG TTTGGAAATCTACCCTGTGGATTCCGTGCAAATACATGGCTTGTCCCTCCAACAGTTGCTGTTTCACCATCAAAATTTCCATCGCTTCCAACGGAAGATGAAACCTGGGGTGGCAGTGGTGGGGGTCAGGGACAAAACAAGAAGTATGATGATCGACCATGGGCCATGGAGTTTTCCATATTGGCAAACCTTCCTTCAAAAACTGAGGAAGAGAGATTGGTCCGTGATAGAAAGGCATTTTTGCTCCATAATCTATTTGTGGATGTCTCAATCCGTAAAGCTGTTTCAGCAATTCGACAACTTATGGATGCCAACATGAACACGAAAAATTCTCATAGTGGTCCCCCAGGTTCACTTCTGCATGAAGATCGTGTTGGTGACTTGTGCATTTTAGTGAAACGGGATGCTGAAGACACAAGTTCAAAGCTCTGTGAGAAAGTCAACACCAGCCTAGCACCTGGTATTTCCTGTAAGGATCTTTCTGTAAGGAATCTTCTTAAGGGGATAACTGCAGATGAGAATGTAGTGGTTCAT TGA
- the LOC122057622 gene encoding protein TSS-like isoform X1, which translates to MAPKSGRGKANKGKGEKKKKEEKVVPSVIDITVITPYDSQVILKGISTDKILDVRRLLASNVETCHFTNYSLSHEVRGLRLKDTVDVTSLKPFLLKMAEEDYIEEEQAVAQVRRLLDIVACTTWFGKQKDGSIEFRAKKTRNQSSSSSSCPPLSSNEGEVRSGSASEASISAISDKFDMVAIHPTPKLSGFYDFFSFSHLSPPILSLKKCDRSGVEERCEVDYFEIQVKICNGKLIKVVASVKGFYFTGKQFIQSRTLVDLLQQLSQAFANAYGSLMKAFVEHNKFGNLPCGFRANTWLVPPTVAVSPSKFPSLPTEDETWGGSGGGQGQNKKYDDRPWAMEFSILANLPSKTEEERLVRDRKAFLLHNLFVDVSIRKAVSAIRQLMDANMNTKNSHSGPPGSLLHEDRVGDLCILVKRDAEDTSSKLCEKVNTSLAPGISCKDLSVRNLLKGITADENVVVHDTSTLGVVVIRHCGYIAIVKVNGDVKKENCKVLDINVDEQPDGGANALNINR; encoded by the exons ATGGCTCCCAAATCTGGACGAGGTAAAGCCAACAAAGGcaagggagagaagaagaaaaaagaagaaaaag TTGTGCCTTCTGTTATTGATATAACTGTTATCACTCCATATGATTCCCAAGTTATACTCAAG GGAATCTCAACTGATAAGATTCTTGATGTAAGAAGGCTATTGGCTAGTAATGTTGAGACCTGCCATTTTACTAACTATTCCCTGTCTCATGAG GTTAGAGGGCTGAGATTAAAGGACACAGTTGATGTAACTTCTCTGAAACCTTTTTTGTTGAAGATGGCTGAAG AGGACTACATAGAAGAGGAGCAAGCTGTGGCACAAGTGCGAAGGTTATTGGACATCGTTGCATGCACCACCTGGTTCGGCAAACAGAAAGATGGAAGTATTGAATTTCGAGCCAAGAAGACCAGAAACCAAAGCTCGAGTTCGAGTTCTTGCCCTCCTTTGTCCTCGAATGAAGGAGAAGTGCGATCTGGGTCTGCTTCAGAAGCATCGATTTCTGCAATTTCAGATAAATTCGACATGGTTGCCATTCACCCTACTCCGAAGCTCTCCGGTTTCTATGATTTCTTCTCGTTCTCCCACCTTAGTCCGCCTATTCTGT CACTGAAGAAATGTGATCGTAGTGGTGTTGAAGAGAGATGCGAGGTGgattattttgaaattcag GTTAAGATTTGCAACGGGAAGCTCATTAAAGTGGTTGCGTCTGTAAAGGGGTTCTACTTCACAGGGAAGCAGTTCATCCAAAGTCGCACTTTGGTGGATCTTCTGCAACAGTTAAGCCAGGCTTTTGCTAAT GCTTATGGATCCTTAATGAAAGCTTTTGTAGAGCACAATAAG TTTGGAAATCTACCCTGTGGATTCCGTGCAAATACATGGCTTGTCCCTCCAACAGTTGCTGTTTCACCATCAAAATTTCCATCGCTTCCAACGGAAGATGAAACCTGGGGTGGCAGTGGTGGGGGTCAGGGACAAAACAAGAAGTATGATGATCGACCATGGGCCATGGAGTTTTCCATATTGGCAAACCTTCCTTCAAAAACTGAGGAAGAGAGATTGGTCCGTGATAGAAAGGCATTTTTGCTCCATAATCTATTTGTGGATGTCTCAATCCGTAAAGCTGTTTCAGCAATTCGACAACTTATGGATGCCAACATGAACACGAAAAATTCTCATAGTGGTCCCCCAGGTTCACTTCTGCATGAAGATCGTGTTGGTGACTTGTGCATTTTAGTGAAACGGGATGCTGAAGACACAAGTTCAAAGCTCTGTGAGAAAGTCAACACCAGCCTAGCACCTGGTATTTCCTGTAAGGATCTTTCTGTAAGGAATCTTCTTAAGGGGATAACTGCAGATGAGAATGTAGTGGTTCAT GATACTTCCACATTGGGTGTCGTTGTCATAAGGCATTGTGGTTACATTGCGATTGTGAAAGTAAATGGTGATGTAAAGAAGGAAAATTGCAAAGTTCTAGACATAAATGTTGATGAACAGCCAGATGGAGGTGCCAATGCACTAAATATTAACAGGTAA